The stretch of DNA GGTATGTACGCGGTGGTCGGGTGCAGCGACTGTTCGGCGCTGTGGGTCGTCGAGGGCTCGCCGGAGACCACCCGGTGTCCACGCTGTGGCTCCCGGCGGCAACACGCCAAGCGCCGGACGTTCGTCGAGACGGACGACGAGGCCCACGCCCGGGAGGTGCGGGCCTCGATGCTCGCGAACCGCCAGGGCCACGGCGAGGACTACGCCGACCTCGACGACTACGAGACGCTGGGCGAACGGGCCGACGAGGCCGCCGTCGACGACGAGACCTACCTCGACGCGTCGGGGGTCGACAGCGAAGCCGTGGCGGCGGCCGGCGAGCGCGCCGAGCGGGGCGCGACGAGCGGGGGCAGCCGCAAGGAGACGGTGCTGGCGGCGCTGCGCGACCTCGACGCTCCCTCCGAGGACGAGGTGGTCGCCTACGCCGACGAGCGCGGCGTGCCCGCCGACTACACCCGGACCGCACTCGAGAAGCTGGTCCGGGCCGGCGAGGTCAGCGAGTCCCGCGGGGAGTACCGGCTGCTATGAGCACCGCGTCGCTGGACCTCGAACCCGGCCCCGCCGCGGTCGGCTCGCTCGTGGGCCTGGCGGGGCTGCTCTTCCTGCTGGTCCCCGTCGTGGGATCGGTCCCGGTCGCCGGGCGGGCGATTCCGCTGGTCGTCCTCTCGGCCGCGACGCTGGCGGTCGGGTTCGCGCTGGGGGCCCTCGTCTTCGCCCGCCGGGGTCGCCGCCTGTTCGCAATCGCACACGGCGTCTTCGGCGCGGCGTGGACGCTGCTGGTCGCGGGGCCGCTGCTGGGGAGCGAACCGCTGTTCTACGCCGGCGTCGTGGTGCTGCTCGCCGGCTGTGGCTTCCTGGCGAGCGAGTCCCGCTAGAGCCAGCCCAGCGCCCTCGCGAGGCCGACCAGCGCGGCGAGGGTCGTCGCGGCGAGCTTCAGGAGGTGGAGGAGTCGGTGCGCGTGCGCTACGAGCGACTCGGTGTCGCGCCGTGTGGGGGACATGGTGTGGCCGCGCCCGCGGGTGCTGCCCGACGGACGCGTCTCCGACTTGTGGCGCGCGGGCCATAAGCCGGAGCCACACCCGCGGAGCGGAACTGAAAGTGGAGCGGGGGCAAGATGCCGCTACTGCTCGCGCGTCACCCCGTTCCCCGCTCGTCTGCGAGGGCCGACTCCCTCGCTACCGACCGAGATCGGCGTGCGCCGACGAGAGGTGCCGCGAGGACAGCGCCGCCAGCAGGGAGAGTTCGCCCGCGAGCGCGCCGGCGGCGATGACCTCCGCGAGCGCGTCGGCGTTGCTGCCGGGCGGGTCGCCGCCGCCGCCGTAGCCCAGAACGTCCATCGCCTCGGACTGGGTCGGGAGGCCGGTGCCGCCGCCGACGGTGCCGACCTCCAGCGACGGCAGCGTCACGGAGGCGTACAGCCCCTCGGCCCGGTCGTCGACGGTCGTGATGGCGTTAGCCCCCTCGACGACCTGGGCGGCGTCCTGGCCCAGCGCGAGGAAGGCCGCGGCGACGGTGTTTGCGGCGTGGGCGTTGAACCCCAGCGACCCCGCCTTCGCCGAGCCGACGAGGTTCTTCCGGGTGTTGGCCTCGGCGATGGCCGCCGAGGTGGTGTCGAGGCGTTCCTCGACCTGCTCGTGGGGGATCAGCACGTCCGCTGCGACGGTCCGGCCCCGGCCCTCGACGGCGTTGATCGCGGCGGGCTTCTTGTCCGAGCAGAGGTTCCCCGACAGCGCGACCAGGTCCGCGGGCGTCTCGTCCTCGACGACGTCGCAGGCGGCCTCGGTGGCGATGGTGGCCATATTCATCCCCATCGCGTCCTTCGTGTCGTAGGAAAACCGCAGGAAGACGTTGTCCCCGACGACGTAGGGCGTCACGTCCTGCAGTTCGCCGTGGCTGGTCGTCGACTCGGCGGCCGCGGCCAGCTCGTCGACGTGTTCGCGGACCCACGCCGACACCTCGCCGGCCGCTGCGACGTCCTCGACCCGAAAGACCGGGGCGCGGGTCATCCCCGACTTCAGCACGCGGGCCGTCGCGCCGCCGGCCTGCCGGATGGTCGAGACGCCCCGGTTCACGGAGGCCACCAGCGCCCCCTCCGTCGTCGCCAGGGGGAGGTAGTGCTCGCCCTCGGCCGCGCCGCCGTCGATCGGCAGGGGGCCGACGACGCCCATCGGGACCTGGGCCGCGCCGACCATGTTCTCGATGTTGGGCTCCGCGTCGGCCGCGTCGAAGGCGTACTCCCCGACCGTCGAGAGGTCGGCACCCGTCTCCTCCCGCAGGAGGTGCCGGCGGGCCGCGGCGGCCGTCTCGGCGTCGGCGTGCTCTTCGAGTTCGTAGAGGCGCAACTCGCCCTCGCGGACCCGCTCGGCGAGGCGCTCGGCGTCCGTGTCGGTCATACAGGCGCGTCGGGGTGGAGGGCCCTAACAGTTGCTCCTTCGCGGCCGGGCAGATCGGGCTCACTCGTCGGACGGGAGTGCGTAGCAGGCGGTGCCGACGACCAGGTACCCGACGCCGGCGTCCCGGAGGGCCTGCGCCGTCGCGGCGGGGAGCGTCGACCCGTCCGTGTCGTAGTGTGCCCGTTCGATGGCCGCGTGGTGTGACTCGCCGAGGGCGAGTGGCGCGAGCGTGGGACAGTGCTCGTCGTCGGTCGGCCGCAGGGTGTGCACCTGCTCGTAGCCGAAGTCGGCGTGCCGTGTCCGCTCGAAGGCGTAGTACGTGCCGTTGGCCGCGAGGACGGTCCCGTTCGGCCGGTAGCCGCCCGCCGCCGAGGCGAAGGTGTACTCGCCCGACTCGATTGCCGAGCGGGCGTCCTCGCGGTGGTCGGCCGGCAGGGCCGAGACGTTCACGACGGTCTCGTTCCCCGGGTCGTCGACCGCCGACACGTCGTAGGTGTTCTCGTAGCCGCCGCCGCGCTGTTCGGTGTCGATCCGGTAGCCGGTCCCGTCGACGGTGAGACAGCCGAACGCGGCGAGGGGCTCCCAGACGCTCTCGCCGCCGACGGTCGTCGGGGCGTCGTCGGCCGCCAGCCGGACCGAGGCGGCCGCGTCGGGCAGCAGACCGACCGTGGCGGTGAACGGGACGGTGTCGGGCGGCACGGTCGAGAACGGGACGGGAGCCGGCGTGGGGGTCTGCGTCGCCGTCGCGTCGTCGCCGGGCCGGTCGAGACCGGCACAGCCGCCGAGGGCGGCGGCGAGGCTGGCGACGACCGCGCGTCTGGAGGGCATCAGCGGACCGACCGGAGGGCGGGGCAAGTGTCTTGGGGTGTCTGTGGGGAGCAGCCCCTCGCCCGTGCGGAACCGGTTCGGGCGACCGCCGCCGGACGGGTCGGAGGAACGGTTTTCTCCCCCGCCCCACTGGCTCCCGTATGGCCGATCGCGTGTTCACGAACTGCGAGGTCCGCCCGCGCCCCGGATCGGGGGAGACGGC from Haloarcula litorea encodes:
- a CDS encoding DUF5817 domain-containing protein; protein product: MYAVVGCSDCSALWVVEGSPETTRCPRCGSRRQHAKRRTFVETDDEAHAREVRASMLANRQGHGEDYADLDDYETLGERADEAAVDDETYLDASGVDSEAVAAAGERAERGATSGGSRKETVLAALRDLDAPSEDEVVAYADERGVPADYTRTALEKLVRAGEVSESRGEYRLL
- the hmgA gene encoding hydroxymethylglutaryl-CoA reductase (NADPH), which translates into the protein MTDTDAERLAERVREGELRLYELEEHADAETAAAARRHLLREETGADLSTVGEYAFDAADAEPNIENMVGAAQVPMGVVGPLPIDGGAAEGEHYLPLATTEGALVASVNRGVSTIRQAGGATARVLKSGMTRAPVFRVEDVAAAGEVSAWVREHVDELAAAAESTTSHGELQDVTPYVVGDNVFLRFSYDTKDAMGMNMATIATEAACDVVEDETPADLVALSGNLCSDKKPAAINAVEGRGRTVAADVLIPHEQVEERLDTTSAAIAEANTRKNLVGSAKAGSLGFNAHAANTVAAAFLALGQDAAQVVEGANAITTVDDRAEGLYASVTLPSLEVGTVGGGTGLPTQSEAMDVLGYGGGGDPPGSNADALAEVIAAGALAGELSLLAALSSRHLSSAHADLGR